Proteins encoded together in one Juglans regia cultivar Chandler chromosome 9, Walnut 2.0, whole genome shotgun sequence window:
- the LOC108986358 gene encoding NAC domain-containing protein 83-like yields the protein MDKLKFARNGSRLPPGFRFQPTDEELVFHYLKSKVFSCPLPASIIPDHIKVWEYDPWDLPGGTLEQEMYFFSHKEAKYQNSNRTKRTTNSGYWKATGSDKKIMSSKRDSVMGMKKTLVFYRGKPSQGFKSDWIMHEYRLVDAGTTACILSHEEQLQYDNSITQNPNNLDQVENWVLCRIFSKKGIGMEINDAVINEATSDDKVENFGTTVSSSTTDHLGTQTTVSSSSSSSSRSQ from the exons atggaCAAGTTGAAGTTTGCTCGGAATGGTTCCAGACTGCCTCCTGGTTTCCGGTTCCAGCCGACAGACGAAGAGCTGGTCTTCCATTACTTAAAAAGCAAGGTCTTCTCATGCCCCTTGCCTGCCTCAATCATTCCTGATCACATCAAAGTCTGGGAGTACGATCCTTGGGATTTGCCTG GTGGTACTTTGGAGCAAGAGATGTACTTTTTCAGCCACAAGGAAGCAAAGTATCAAAACTCGAACCGAACCAAGAGAACAACTAACTCTGGTTATTGGAAGGCAACCGGCTCCGACAAAAAAATCATGTCTTCTAAAAGGGATAGTGTAATGGGGATGAAAAAGACACTGGTTTTCTACAGAGGGAAGCCTTCCCAAGGATTTAAAAGTGATTGGATTATGCATGAATACCGTCTTGTCGATGCAGGAACTACAGCTTGCATTCTATCACATGAAGAGCAGCTACAATATGACAACTCAATTACCCAA AATCCTAATAATTTAGATCAAGTGGAAAATTGGGTTCTCTGTCGTATATTTTCGAAGAAAGGAATTGGTATGGAAATCAATGACGCGGTTATTAATGAGGCCACATCGGACGACAAAGTCGAGAATTTCGGTACTACTGTTTCTTCAAGTACTACTGATCATTTAGGTACCCAAACTACTGTTTCTTCAAGTTCTTCGTCATCTTCGAGATCCCAGTAG
- the LOC109021260 gene encoding ABC transporter F family member 4-like, with translation MGSGSSKLTPEADAVPAKIRPAIHRWFEDVRRRKNENMSKKELLKDAAEEDESSRPHSLHDIERRSSSSSYESIASSIPAPIVEDKSIVASGPLESEETKLPEEHKNEGLSGKQDDKEDSKEEEEEKKQSTVVVEKVVAAVEDHETMEEEEDEEEEEEEDEEKGDYVCLGSPSFRVYCVQAAEENEEESKKGSTHKNSTSGDSTAESCSDEGQEKKTKKKGNRARRLKRAIRKGGPAVKNLIISASCYHPGCTGGDRARLLEEKAEA, from the exons ATGGGGTCTGGGAGTTCGAAGCTCACCCCAGAAGCAGATGCAGTGCCCGCTAAAATTCGCCCCGCTATACACCGTTGGTTTGAGGATGTACGGAGACgtaaaaatgaaaacatgtCCAAGAAAGAACTCCTTAAAGATGCTGCGGAAGAGGATGAAAGTTCCAGGCCTCATTCTTTACATGACATAGAGAGAAGGAGCTCATCTTCATCATATGAAAGTATAGCATCTTCAATTCCAGCACCGATCGTAGAAGATAAGTCCATTGTGGCATCTGGGCCTTTGGAATCTGAAGAAACAAAATTGCCCGAGGAGCATAAAAATGAAGGGTTATCCGGAAAACAGGATGATAAAGAAGAtagtaaagaagaagaagaagaaaagaaacagagtACGGTGGTTGTAGAGAAAGTGGTTGCGGCTGTGGAGGATCACGAAACaatggaagaggaagaagacgaagaagaagaagaagaagaagatgaagaaaagggtGACTATGTTTGCCTTGGATCGCCAAGTTTCAGGGTATATTGCGTCCAGGCAGCAGAAGAAAACGAGGAAGAGA GTAAGAAAGGCAGCACGCACAAAAATTCAACCAGTGGTGATAGTACTGCTGAAAGTTGTTCTGATGAG GgacaagaaaaaaagacaaagaagaaaggaaacagAGCAAGAAGATTGAAGAGAGCCATCCGTAAGGGCGGACCAGCAGTAAAGAATTTGATCATATCGGCATCGTGTTACCACCCAGGTTGCACTGGTGGGGACAGAGCCCGTCTTCTTGAAGAAAAAGCAGAAGCTTGA